The following coding sequences are from one Prochlorococcus sp. MIT 1314 window:
- the pstC gene encoding phosphate ABC transporter permease subunit PstC encodes MEEKLTLFKNRKRFGIEKNIDIIFKNTALVLSSFVAIILLGIILVVFFQSFESFSRYGLKFLVTSEWNPVKDEYGAFTAIYGTLVTSFLSLLITIPLGVGTAIFITEDFVPKVVREIIGSFVELLAAIPSVVLGLWAIFVMEPFFRAFFVFLHNFFGWIPLFSTEPTGRNSLLAILILVVMLLPIVTSIARDSLNQVPKKLRNAAYGIGASRWKTIFSVILPAALSGIMAGVLLALGRAMGETMAVTMIIGNSNAFSWSLLSPGYTISSMLANQFGEADGSQVSSLFYAAFVLMILSLVVNIFAQWLVKKFSLKY; translated from the coding sequence ATGGAAGAGAAATTAACTCTTTTCAAGAATCGTAAAAGATTCGGTATCGAAAAAAATATAGATATTATCTTCAAGAATACTGCCCTAGTCTTGTCTAGTTTCGTAGCAATAATACTTTTAGGAATTATTTTAGTAGTCTTTTTTCAGTCATTTGAATCCTTTTCAAGGTATGGCTTGAAGTTTCTTGTAACCTCTGAATGGAATCCAGTTAAAGATGAATACGGAGCTTTTACTGCAATATATGGCACATTAGTAACGTCATTTCTTTCGTTATTAATAACTATTCCTCTGGGCGTTGGAACTGCAATATTTATTACCGAAGACTTTGTGCCGAAAGTTGTTAGAGAAATAATAGGTTCTTTTGTTGAATTATTAGCAGCTATACCATCAGTTGTATTGGGACTTTGGGCAATATTTGTTATGGAACCTTTTTTTAGAGCCTTTTTTGTCTTTTTACATAATTTCTTTGGTTGGATACCTTTATTCAGTACAGAACCTACAGGTAGGAATTCTTTGTTAGCAATATTGATTTTAGTAGTAATGCTTTTGCCAATAGTGACTTCTATAGCTAGAGATTCTCTCAATCAAGTTCCTAAAAAGTTAAGAAATGCAGCATATGGAATTGGAGCAAGTAGATGGAAAACAATATTTTCAGTGATTTTGCCGGCAGCTTTATCAGGAATTATGGCAGGTGTTCTATTGGCTTTAGGTAGGGCAATGGGTGAAACCATGGCTGTCACAATGATTATTGGTAATTCCAATGCATTTAGTTGGTCTCTATTATCTCCTGGATATACCATTTCCTCCATGCTCGCAAACCAGTTCGGTGAAGCTGATGGAAGTCAAGTTTCATCACTCTTTTATGCGGCTTTTGTACTGATGATTCTATCTTTAGTGGTAAATATCTTTGCGCAGTGGCTAGTTAAGAAATTTAGTCTCAAATATTAG
- the pstB gene encoding phosphate ABC transporter ATP-binding protein PstB yields MIKTNKKIPKNIILSLENVSISYGTFEAVRNVFCNFKKGNITSLIGPSGCGKSTVLRSLNRMNDLIPNCSLKGTVLFHGTNIYDKRVDPVEVRRRIGMVFQQPNPFPKSIYENIAFGARINGFTGDMDELVESSLRKAALWDECKDKLNDSGYSLSGGQQQRLCIARTIAIEPEIILMDEPCSALDPISTLKIEETMHELKKNYTIIIVTHNMQQALRVSDMTAFFNAIEYEDGDGGKVGYLAEFNSTKKIFNSPKEKTTQEYISGKFG; encoded by the coding sequence ATGATCAAAACTAATAAAAAAATACCAAAGAATATCATTTTATCTCTTGAGAATGTCTCTATTAGCTATGGAACTTTTGAAGCAGTAAGAAATGTTTTTTGTAACTTTAAAAAAGGAAATATAACCTCCCTTATTGGCCCTTCAGGTTGTGGTAAATCAACTGTTCTTAGATCATTAAATAGAATGAACGATTTGATTCCTAATTGTTCGTTAAAAGGAACTGTCCTGTTTCATGGAACTAATATTTACGATAAAAGAGTAGATCCAGTTGAAGTGAGAAGAAGAATTGGGATGGTTTTTCAACAACCTAATCCTTTTCCTAAATCTATCTATGAAAATATTGCATTTGGGGCAAGAATTAATGGCTTTACGGGAGATATGGATGAATTAGTCGAAAGTTCACTAAGAAAGGCTGCATTATGGGACGAATGTAAGGATAAATTGAATGATAGTGGTTATTCTTTATCTGGTGGACAACAACAAAGATTATGTATCGCTAGAACCATTGCTATTGAGCCTGAAATAATACTTATGGATGAACCATGCTCAGCTTTAGATCCAATTTCTACTTTAAAAATAGAAGAAACGATGCATGAACTTAAGAAGAATTACACAATAATAATCGTTACTCATAATATGCAGCAGGCTTTAAGAGTAAGTGATATGACTGCATTTTTTAATGCTATCGAATATGAAGATGGAGACGGAGGAAAAGTTGGTTATCTTGCAGAATTTAATTCCACTAAGAAAATTTTTAATTCTCCCAAAGAAAAAACTACTCAGGAATACATATCAGGTAAATTTGGTTGA
- the pstA gene encoding phosphate ABC transporter permease PstA, with product MNSLYYQKRLSRNIGDKFFTSLSVICALIAILPLIFLVTYILIKGGSQITPELFTLEPNPPGDDLDAGGINPALIGTLIITTIASIIAIPVGVGGGIYLAEYSKGGAFSRFIRFGVNVLAGVPSIIAGVFIYALIVSTKILFGSMYSGLAGGMALSILMLPTVIKTTDEGLKLVPNELRYASLGVGASMYTTILKVTLPSAFRSIATGVVLGIARAAGETAPLIFTALFSYYYITGFGDLFYEMGSLAVLIYNFALEPYDAQNKLAWAASFILVLSILSVNIFSRILAAFTEKTKRA from the coding sequence ATGAATTCACTTTATTATCAGAAAAGATTATCAAGAAATATAGGAGATAAATTCTTTACTTCTCTATCAGTAATTTGTGCACTGATAGCAATACTACCTTTAATTTTTCTAGTCACTTATATTCTTATCAAAGGTGGATCTCAAATCACTCCAGAACTATTTACTTTAGAACCAAATCCACCTGGAGATGATTTAGACGCAGGAGGTATTAACCCTGCATTGATCGGTACATTAATAATAACTACCATTGCTTCAATTATTGCCATACCAGTAGGTGTCGGCGGTGGAATATATTTAGCTGAATATTCTAAAGGTGGTGCTTTTTCAAGGTTTATAAGATTTGGGGTAAATGTTTTAGCTGGAGTTCCTTCAATAATTGCAGGTGTATTTATTTATGCCTTAATAGTTTCTACAAAGATCTTATTTGGAAGTATGTACAGTGGTTTGGCTGGAGGAATGGCGCTCTCAATATTGATGTTACCTACTGTGATAAAGACGACTGATGAAGGTTTAAAGTTAGTGCCAAATGAATTGAGATATGCCTCTCTTGGTGTTGGCGCAAGTATGTATACCACCATATTGAAAGTTACTTTGCCCTCTGCCTTTAGGTCTATTGCTACTGGCGTTGTACTTGGAATCGCAAGAGCTGCAGGTGAAACAGCACCTTTGATATTTACTGCTTTATTTTCTTACTACTACATAACTGGTTTTGGAGATTTGTTTTATGAGATGGGTTCCTTGGCTGTTTTAATATATAACTTTGCCCTTGAACCATATGATGCACAGAATAAACTAGCCTGGGCAGCTTCCTTTATTCTTGTTTTATCGATACTATCAGTAAATATATTTTCAAGGATATTAGCCGCTTTTACTGAGAAAACTAAGAGAGCATAA
- a CDS encoding competence protein ComC — protein sequence MSISKVLNSLDNSWDRDQILLKLKNGLGTDEIVNEFLKDNQVQVKELNTLLRPEDIDLLNQVEQLSTCESKLINEIKNLNYLKNNENRHILNQKNIVSSNRVSYKKISSFMINWSNKFVVIALLTISAIALSKQAWA from the coding sequence ATGAGCATAAGCAAAGTTTTAAATTCCCTAGATAATTCTTGGGATAGAGATCAAATTCTCTTAAAATTAAAGAATGGGTTAGGCACAGATGAGATAGTTAATGAATTTCTTAAAGATAACCAAGTTCAAGTTAAAGAATTAAATACTTTATTAAGACCAGAAGATATTGATTTATTAAATCAAGTAGAACAACTCTCAACTTGCGAATCTAAATTAATCAATGAGATTAAAAATTTAAATTACTTAAAAAATAATGAAAATCGTCACATTCTGAATCAGAAAAATATTGTGTCATCTAATAGAGTTTCTTATAAGAAAATTAGTTCATTCATGATTAATTGGAGTAACAAATTTGTAGTTATTGCTTTACTAACAATTTCAGCCATAGCTTTATCAAAACAAGCGTGGGCATAA